Proteins from a single region of Neomonachus schauinslandi chromosome 10, ASM220157v2, whole genome shotgun sequence:
- the LOC110588725 gene encoding U1 small nuclear ribonucleoprotein C-like encodes MPKFYCDYCDMYLTHDSPSVRKTHCSGRKHKENVKDYYQKWMEEQAQSLIDKTITAFQQGKIPPTLFSAPSPAGAKIPPPPSLPGPPCPGMMPASHMGDPPMMPIMDPPPPGMIPVGPAPGMRPPMGGHMPMMPGPPMMRPPARPMMVPTRPGMTQPDR; translated from the coding sequence ATGCCTAAGTTTTATTGTGACTACTGCGACATGTACCTCACCCATGACTCTCCATCTGTGAGAAAGACACACTGCAGTGGTAGGAAACACAAAGAGAATGTGAAAGACTACTATCAGAAATGGATGGAAGAGCAGGCTCAGAGCCTGATCGACAAAACAATCACTGCATTTCAACAAGGAAAGATACCGCCTACTCTATTCTCTGCTCCTTCGCCTGCAGGGGCAAAGATCCCACCTCCCCCCAGTCTCCCGGGTCCTCCTTGCCCTGGTATGATGCCAGCGTCCCATATGGGGGACCCTCCCATGATGCCAATAATggaccctcctcctcctgggatgATACCAGTGGGACCTGCTCCTGGAATGAGGCCACCTATGGGAGGCCACATGCCAATGATGCCTGGGCCCCCAATGATGAGACCTCCTGCCCGTCCCATGATGGTGCCCACTCGGCCAGGAATGACTCAACCAGACAGATAA